A DNA window from Bdellovibrio sp. BCCA contains the following coding sequences:
- a CDS encoding winged helix-turn-helix domain-containing protein encodes MTTQIPHLLQLARLQARKGDLHEARLTAGDGLALFSKEKEAAFWLESARIYFQSCVELEEIPLAQSVMTEVLDLLSSGILSDAHQAQAETLIGSWLRSQGKTDESQAYLNSAIAKATQSRDLDTLVRALVICAFSLSFDPKNHSQALLNLDKIEVLLSEIDNPELDFTAKTIRGYIYIEKGLYDQALDVLWKNYEHAKQQGFLLSISGVLAQLARVHRLQNQDEQFKIYGELALKGLERTKAPRLYKSIAAICPENLNGLKPHYDFQIDEKSRFVREKTRGPIDFKNQHILFDLALLFIKNPGQRYSKEDLVSKIWSQIYDPDLHDNLIYVSIKRLRTLIEPDLESPRYILRDRKGYYFNQQSIVQFKNLEEASL; translated from the coding sequence ATGACGACACAAATCCCTCACCTCTTACAACTAGCTCGATTGCAAGCGCGCAAAGGCGACTTGCACGAAGCCCGTTTGACGGCTGGTGATGGTCTCGCTCTTTTTTCAAAAGAAAAAGAAGCGGCATTTTGGCTTGAGTCAGCCCGTATCTATTTCCAATCTTGCGTAGAGCTTGAGGAAATCCCTTTAGCGCAGTCCGTGATGACAGAAGTTTTAGATCTTCTTTCCTCCGGAATTCTTTCGGATGCTCACCAGGCGCAAGCTGAAACATTGATCGGCTCTTGGTTGCGCTCTCAAGGCAAAACGGATGAGTCTCAAGCTTACTTAAATTCGGCGATTGCGAAGGCGACACAAAGCCGCGATTTGGACACATTGGTTCGCGCTTTAGTCATTTGTGCCTTCAGTCTTTCTTTTGATCCTAAAAATCATTCGCAAGCTCTTTTGAATCTGGACAAAATTGAAGTTCTTCTGAGCGAAATTGACAATCCTGAACTGGATTTCACCGCGAAAACAATTCGCGGTTATATTTATATTGAAAAAGGTCTTTACGATCAGGCTTTGGATGTCCTGTGGAAAAACTATGAACACGCCAAGCAGCAAGGTTTTCTTCTGTCGATCTCGGGCGTTCTAGCCCAGTTAGCTCGCGTTCATCGTCTGCAAAACCAAGACGAGCAATTTAAGATATACGGAGAACTCGCGCTTAAAGGTCTGGAACGCACAAAAGCGCCAAGACTTTATAAATCTATTGCCGCGATCTGTCCTGAAAACTTAAACGGCCTGAAGCCTCATTATGACTTCCAAATTGATGAGAAGAGCCGTTTTGTCCGCGAGAAAACTAGAGGGCCTATTGATTTCAAAAATCAACACATCCTTTTTGATCTCGCACTGCTCTTTATTAAAAATCCGGGTCAACGTTATTCGAAAGAAGATTTGGTCTCTAAAATCTGGAGCCAGATTTACGATCCGGATTTGCACGACAACTTAATTTACGTTTCGATCAAACGTCTTCGAACTTTGATTGAACCGGACTTAGAAAGTCCACGCTACATCCTGCGCGACCGCAAAGGATACTATTTTAACCAACAGTCTATTGTCCAATTTAAGAACTTGGAGGAAGCATCTCTATGA
- a CDS encoding 16S rRNA (guanine(527)-N(7))-methyltransferase RsmG: MAHKNKTNYSPYKARQESRKKGLGGASLSSSGPQMGRHKKPELIYELNEANDRLADVFRNHDFTMVNHEQRMQLAHFYRLLMLNQEKENFTRLLKLRDIAIKHFIDSIIIMKYTKLQFPLLDVGTGPGFPGIPLKIMFPEEKILLGEGVQRRVEFLKHVRSEMKLKNLDILGRNINKYCVYPVNGAITRAVEDIGNTLGNVMSCLQIGGRVYFMKGPGVDPEIIAAKKNWSEYYKLVEDVAYSLPNSPHERRLVVYEKIKNMPLPEEDEGEELLLEELSGEEKKRWAKY; the protein is encoded by the coding sequence ATGGCTCATAAGAATAAGACCAACTACAGCCCCTATAAAGCTCGCCAAGAAAGCCGCAAAAAAGGCCTTGGAGGCGCAAGTTTGTCGTCCTCGGGACCACAAATGGGGCGTCATAAAAAGCCTGAGTTGATTTATGAGCTTAATGAGGCCAACGATCGTCTGGCCGATGTCTTTCGCAATCATGATTTCACGATGGTCAATCACGAGCAAAGAATGCAACTGGCGCATTTCTATCGTCTTTTGATGCTGAACCAAGAAAAAGAAAACTTCACTCGTCTTCTGAAGTTGCGCGACATTGCTATTAAACACTTCATCGATAGCATCATCATCATGAAGTATACAAAACTTCAGTTTCCTCTTTTAGACGTAGGCACAGGCCCTGGATTTCCCGGAATTCCTCTTAAAATCATGTTCCCTGAAGAAAAAATTCTTTTGGGAGAAGGCGTGCAACGTCGCGTGGAGTTTTTAAAACACGTGCGTTCTGAGATGAAACTTAAAAACTTGGATATCTTGGGTCGCAATATTAATAAATACTGCGTTTATCCCGTGAATGGCGCAATCACTCGTGCGGTGGAAGATATTGGAAACACTCTTGGCAACGTGATGAGCTGTTTGCAAATTGGCGGTCGAGTTTACTTTATGAAAGGTCCCGGAGTTGATCCCGAAATCATCGCCGCAAAGAAAAACTGGAGCGAGTACTACAAACTTGTCGAAGACGTTGCTTACTCTTTGCCAAACTCTCCACACGAACGTCGCTTGGTTGTTTACGAAAAAATCAAGAACATGCCTTTACCTGAAGAAGATGAAGGCGAAGAACTTCTTTTAGAAGAACTCTCTGGCGAAGAGAAAAAGCGCTGGGCAAAATACTGA
- the pheS gene encoding phenylalanine--tRNA ligase subunit alpha, producing MSTTKLESIKETALAAFKAAPSTKDLYDLKVQYLGKSGSLTEIMKEMATLPKEEKPLFGKKVNEVKQLLEVAYTEAEENLKKKEISAKMSAEEIDMTLPAFTQPKGTQHPVHIVTEEIFTVMARLGYSVRTGPLIEKDYYNFEALNIPADHPARDMQDTFFIDKTHVLRTHTSPIQIHSLETEKLPLRVIGTGPVFRCDSDISHLPNFHQIEALCVDEKVSMADLKGTISFFVREFFGPGLKTRFRPSFFPFTEPSAEVDCSCPICKGKGCSLCKHSGWIEIGGCGLVNPKVFQAAKIEYPKWQGFAFGFGIERMAIIKYGIEDIRLFPENDVRFLRQFVK from the coding sequence ATGTCGACGACCAAACTTGAATCCATCAAAGAAACAGCTCTAGCGGCTTTTAAAGCGGCCCCGAGCACCAAAGACCTTTATGACCTCAAAGTTCAATACTTGGGGAAAAGCGGATCTCTTACAGAGATCATGAAAGAAATGGCCACTTTGCCAAAAGAAGAGAAGCCTCTTTTTGGTAAAAAAGTAAATGAAGTGAAGCAACTTCTTGAGGTGGCTTACACGGAAGCTGAAGAAAATCTCAAAAAGAAAGAGATCTCAGCAAAGATGTCAGCAGAAGAAATCGATATGACTCTTCCTGCTTTCACGCAACCTAAAGGCACGCAACATCCCGTTCACATTGTGACGGAAGAGATTTTCACAGTGATGGCGCGTTTGGGTTACAGCGTTCGCACGGGTCCACTCATCGAAAAAGATTATTATAACTTCGAAGCTTTGAATATTCCGGCGGATCATCCCGCGCGTGATATGCAAGACACATTCTTTATCGATAAGACTCATGTGTTAAGAACGCACACGTCTCCGATTCAAATTCATTCACTTGAAACAGAGAAGTTGCCTTTGCGTGTGATCGGTACAGGTCCTGTGTTCCGTTGTGACAGTGATATTTCGCATTTGCCAAACTTCCATCAGATTGAAGCTTTGTGTGTGGATGAAAAAGTTTCGATGGCGGATTTAAAGGGCACGATCAGTTTCTTCGTTCGTGAATTCTTTGGTCCGGGTTTGAAAACTCGCTTCCGTCCAAGTTTTTTCCCATTCACGGAACCGTCTGCGGAAGTGGATTGCTCTTGCCCGATTTGTAAAGGCAAAGGTTGCAGCCTTTGTAAGCACTCTGGATGGATCGAAATCGGTGGCTGCGGTCTTGTGAATCCGAAAGTATTCCAAGCAGCAAAAATCGAATATCCAAAATGGCAAGGTTTCGCGTTTGGATTTGGTATCGAGCGCATGGCGATTATCAAGTACGGCATTGAAGACATCCGTTTATTCCCTGAAAACGACGTAAGATTCTTAAGGCAGTTTGTAAAATGA
- the pheT gene encoding phenylalanine--tRNA ligase subunit beta, with translation MKISLKWLQDYVDVAEFFQKPEELAEALTRAGLEVEEITNRAKDFNHVVIGHILEKDKHPNADKLSLCRVSTGEGVVHQIVCGAQNHKAGDRVIVALPGAVLPGNFAIKKSAVRGVDSAGMLCSLKELGLAKESDGIAILPADAPVGKPYAEYAGYDDITFELKVTPNRADCLSHYGLAREVACLFGKELKAPKAEPKTSSQSTKSEIALEVKAFDLCPRYTGRFIKGVKVGPSPEWLKKRIESVGLNSINNIVDVTNYVMMELGQPLHAFDAAFIGGKKIIVDRATAGEKFITLDGSEISLNGEELTIRDTSHPVCLAGVVGGKNSGVSDTTTNVFLEAAYFLPMSARKTSRSHGIDTDSAYRFSRGVDPDGALRGLNRATALILEVAGGEAYGDHHDFYPNPVKKTPVSISVQTVSDRLGYEAEEHKFVDFMKRLGCEVEKMGSAYKVLPPTFRFDLEQDMDLVEEYARLNGYEHIPESLPVFASAPSHHDKAFMLNRTTSELMRAEGFQQAFNFAFVGSKGEKAFLGSLETMKAAGLTSSEKEIRIMNPLNEEMDVMRSSLSYGLFKNLNTNFHYGNMQGRLFEIGNTFAVKDDGSYGESSRLGLALWGKSSNLWNKSLDYPIVFELKAAVEVLLKSLNISSYTWVTPANKAEVPAFMHQGQYAQLLVEGKKVGFIGTLHPVLLDDNKIRVPAALAELDLDQLYKGQPRPYRIQSVSKFPVVERDFAFVMPKTLKVGDVMKDIRKAAAGLLVNVDVFDLYEGEKMEAGKKSVAIRLWLQDKNATLQETQINEVTNKVLESLKKNFDLSVR, from the coding sequence ATGAAGATCAGTTTAAAATGGCTCCAAGATTATGTAGACGTAGCAGAGTTTTTCCAAAAGCCGGAAGAACTTGCTGAGGCATTAACTCGCGCAGGCCTTGAAGTTGAAGAGATCACAAATCGCGCAAAAGATTTTAATCACGTAGTGATTGGGCACATCCTTGAAAAAGACAAACATCCCAATGCGGATAAATTGTCTTTGTGCCGTGTTTCGACAGGCGAGGGTGTTGTTCATCAAATCGTGTGTGGAGCGCAAAACCACAAAGCCGGTGACCGTGTGATCGTGGCTTTGCCGGGTGCGGTTCTTCCAGGAAACTTTGCTATTAAAAAATCAGCCGTTCGTGGTGTGGATTCAGCAGGGATGTTGTGTTCTTTGAAAGAACTAGGACTGGCGAAGGAATCTGATGGTATTGCGATCTTGCCTGCGGATGCTCCGGTTGGAAAACCTTATGCAGAGTATGCTGGATATGACGACATCACTTTTGAATTAAAGGTGACTCCGAATCGTGCGGATTGTTTAAGCCACTATGGTTTAGCTCGCGAAGTCGCTTGTCTTTTCGGTAAAGAATTGAAAGCCCCGAAAGCGGAACCAAAAACAAGTTCTCAATCGACAAAATCAGAAATCGCTCTTGAAGTGAAAGCTTTTGATTTGTGCCCTCGTTATACAGGCCGCTTTATTAAAGGTGTTAAAGTTGGTCCTTCTCCGGAGTGGCTAAAAAAACGTATCGAGAGTGTCGGACTTAATTCCATCAACAACATCGTCGACGTGACGAACTACGTGATGATGGAACTAGGGCAGCCTTTGCATGCGTTTGATGCGGCTTTCATTGGTGGTAAAAAAATCATCGTGGATCGCGCAACAGCGGGCGAAAAATTCATCACTTTGGATGGATCTGAAATTTCTTTGAACGGTGAAGAGCTCACAATCCGTGATACGTCTCATCCGGTGTGTTTGGCCGGCGTTGTGGGTGGAAAAAATTCTGGAGTTAGCGATACAACTACGAATGTATTCTTGGAAGCAGCTTACTTCTTGCCAATGAGTGCGCGTAAAACATCTCGCTCTCACGGTATTGATACGGATTCTGCTTATAGATTCTCTCGCGGGGTTGATCCAGATGGAGCACTTCGTGGTTTGAACCGTGCAACCGCTTTGATTTTGGAAGTGGCTGGTGGCGAAGCTTATGGTGATCATCATGACTTCTATCCAAACCCAGTGAAGAAAACTCCGGTTTCTATTTCTGTGCAAACGGTTTCAGATCGTTTGGGTTATGAAGCGGAAGAACATAAATTTGTCGATTTCATGAAGCGTTTGGGTTGTGAAGTGGAAAAAATGGGAAGCGCTTACAAAGTTCTTCCTCCGACATTCCGCTTTGACCTTGAGCAGGACATGGACTTGGTTGAGGAGTATGCGCGCCTCAATGGTTACGAGCACATCCCAGAATCCTTGCCGGTATTTGCTTCGGCACCTTCTCATCATGACAAAGCATTTATGCTCAATCGAACAACAAGTGAGTTGATGCGTGCGGAAGGTTTCCAGCAAGCGTTCAACTTTGCGTTTGTGGGTTCCAAAGGTGAAAAGGCTTTCTTGGGTTCTTTAGAAACAATGAAAGCGGCAGGTCTGACTTCTTCAGAAAAAGAGATTCGCATTATGAATCCTTTGAATGAAGAGATGGACGTGATGAGATCTTCATTGAGCTATGGTCTTTTCAAAAACCTGAACACAAATTTCCACTATGGAAATATGCAAGGTCGTTTGTTTGAGATCGGAAACACTTTCGCAGTGAAAGACGATGGCTCTTACGGCGAAAGCAGTCGTTTGGGATTGGCTCTTTGGGGTAAATCTTCAAACCTTTGGAACAAGTCTTTGGATTATCCTATCGTGTTTGAACTTAAAGCAGCGGTTGAAGTGTTGCTCAAATCTTTGAATATTTCTTCTTATACGTGGGTAACGCCGGCGAACAAGGCCGAGGTGCCAGCGTTTATGCACCAAGGGCAATATGCTCAACTATTGGTTGAAGGTAAGAAGGTTGGTTTTATCGGAACTCTTCATCCGGTTCTCTTGGATGATAACAAGATCCGTGTGCCAGCGGCCCTTGCTGAGCTTGATTTAGATCAGCTTTATAAGGGTCAACCTCGTCCATATCGTATTCAAAGTGTTTCTAAGTTCCCAGTGGTAGAGCGCGATTTCGCTTTCGTGATGCCGAAGACTTTGAAAGTCGGCGACGTTATGAAAGACATCCGCAAAGCAGCTGCGGGATTGCTTGTGAATGTAGACGTCTTTGACCTTTACGAAGGGGAGAAGATGGAAGCAGGCAAAAAATCCGTCGCTATTCGTCTATGGCTTCAGGATAAAAATGCCACGCTGCAAGAAACGCAAATCAACGAAGTGACTAACAAGGTGCTAGAGAGTCTCAAAAAGAATTTTGATCTTTCTGTGAGATAA
- a CDS encoding integration host factor subunit alpha, producing the protein MTKADIVENVYQKIGFSKKEASELVELCFDTLKDVLQNGDKVKISGFGNFVVRGKNERIGRNPQTGEQIKISARRVLTFRPSQVLKAMLNGEEYAHLKDEDDDDDDDYDDNE; encoded by the coding sequence GTGACTAAGGCCGATATCGTCGAGAACGTTTATCAAAAGATCGGTTTCTCGAAAAAGGAAGCTTCTGAACTTGTTGAGTTGTGCTTCGATACCTTGAAGGATGTTTTGCAAAACGGCGACAAGGTTAAGATTTCGGGATTTGGTAATTTCGTTGTTCGCGGAAAGAATGAAAGAATTGGTCGCAATCCACAAACAGGTGAGCAGATCAAGATCTCCGCTCGTCGCGTTCTTACGTTCCGTCCGTCTCAAGTTTTGAAGGCGATGTTGAACGGTGAAGAGTATGCTCACTTAAAAGATGAGGACGATGATGATGACGACGATTACGATGACAACGAATAG
- a CDS encoding MerR family transcriptional regulator, which translates to MMTTITMTTNSPENLEVEVSELSLGDQQLEFIEEVEETSGPITASAPISIPAMLCDDKLLEEINAIPDKMGFKIGDVAEILGIKQYVLRYWETEFEILRPKKASNNQRMYTRKDVENALLIRKLLHRDRFSIEGARNAMKELKAHVRKEKDMSQVYHKLENLNERVEDLILDIRKVRQIFK; encoded by the coding sequence ATGATGACGACGATTACGATGACAACGAATAGTCCTGAGAATCTCGAAGTGGAAGTGTCTGAACTTTCACTTGGGGATCAACAACTGGAGTTTATCGAAGAAGTTGAAGAGACATCGGGTCCTATCACAGCGTCAGCTCCGATTTCGATCCCAGCAATGCTTTGTGATGATAAACTTCTTGAAGAGATCAACGCTATCCCAGACAAAATGGGATTTAAAATCGGTGACGTGGCAGAGATCTTGGGAATCAAACAATACGTTCTTCGCTACTGGGAGACAGAGTTTGAAATCCTTCGTCCGAAAAAAGCTTCCAACAATCAACGTATGTACACACGTAAAGATGTTGAGAATGCTCTTTTGATCCGCAAGCTTTTGCACCGCGATCGTTTCTCGATTGAAGGTGCAAGAAACGCGATGAAAGAATTAAAAGCCCATGTCCGCAAAGAAAAAGACATGAGCCAGGTTTATCACAAGCTAGAAAATCTCAACGAAAGAGTTGAAGACCTTATTCTAGATATCCGTAAAGTTCGTCAGATCTTTAAATAA
- a CDS encoding NUDIX domain-containing protein has product MKRFSAGIVPIFKENHEILFLLLRSYNYWDFPKGEVEKNEDPLAAAKRELQEETGIETVQFPFGEVYKETPPYSQGKVARYYIGEVKTKDVTLGINEELGRPEHQEYCWVNYKNAKALLGDRVGAILDWANEVSKI; this is encoded by the coding sequence ATGAAACGTTTCTCCGCAGGAATTGTTCCCATCTTCAAGGAAAATCACGAGATTTTATTTTTACTTTTGCGCTCTTACAACTACTGGGACTTTCCCAAGGGCGAAGTAGAAAAAAACGAAGATCCTCTCGCCGCTGCCAAACGCGAACTTCAAGAAGAAACCGGCATCGAAACAGTGCAATTTCCTTTCGGCGAGGTTTACAAAGAAACTCCTCCTTACAGTCAAGGAAAGGTGGCTCGCTATTATATTGGCGAAGTTAAAACCAAGGATGTCACCTTAGGAATCAACGAGGAATTGGGACGCCCCGAACATCAGGAATATTGTTGGGTGAACTACAAAAATGCCAAAGCCCTTCTTGGAGATCGCGTGGGCGCTATTCTTGATTGGGCGAATGAGGTTTCCAAGATTTAG
- a CDS encoding polysaccharide deacetylase family protein, with protein sequence MKKSFLFFVLSQFVAVSVFASIKVAITVDDLPTHQDLPPGVTREMVAKKMTQVLRKHKIPEVYGFINAGKVEKKNESKEVLKIWKKAGYPFGNHTYLHEDINKVSLEDYKKSIELNEPMLKQLSGKSNWKFFRYPYLREGETLETRNTIRSFLKDHGYQIAQVTIDFEDWSWNGPYSRCVAKQDQESIAWLEQTYIKNAIDMLDRAEVLSQSLFKRSIPHVLLLHIGAFDAEMIDKLITEYKKKGVEFIPLSEAQKDEVYSLDPALPAKRGSELTYQFMNARNLKLADVGLKKYEDYPEEKLQTICQ encoded by the coding sequence ATGAAAAAATCTTTTCTCTTTTTTGTGCTATCTCAGTTTGTTGCGGTTTCTGTATTTGCGTCCATCAAAGTGGCTATCACTGTCGATGATCTTCCCACACATCAAGATCTTCCTCCAGGGGTGACGCGTGAAATGGTCGCCAAGAAAATGACCCAGGTTCTTCGTAAACATAAAATCCCTGAAGTCTATGGGTTCATTAATGCAGGTAAAGTCGAAAAGAAAAATGAGTCTAAAGAAGTTTTAAAAATTTGGAAAAAAGCGGGATATCCTTTCGGCAATCACACTTATCTGCATGAGGATATCAACAAAGTTTCTCTGGAAGATTATAAAAAATCTATCGAACTTAATGAGCCCATGTTGAAACAGTTAAGTGGTAAATCGAACTGGAAATTTTTCCGTTATCCTTATCTGCGTGAAGGGGAGACACTTGAAACGAGAAATACTATCCGCAGTTTCTTGAAAGATCATGGATATCAAATAGCGCAAGTGACAATTGATTTTGAAGATTGGAGCTGGAACGGCCCTTACTCTCGTTGTGTGGCAAAGCAAGATCAAGAATCCATTGCATGGCTAGAGCAGACGTACATCAAAAATGCGATAGACATGCTGGATCGTGCGGAAGTTCTTTCTCAGTCTCTCTTTAAGCGCAGCATTCCGCATGTGCTGCTTCTGCATATCGGTGCATTCGATGCAGAAATGATTGATAAGCTTATTACGGAGTATAAGAAAAAGGGTGTGGAGTTTATTCCACTTTCTGAAGCACAGAAAGATGAAGTGTACTCTCTAGATCCGGCTTTGCCTGCAAAACGAGGATCTGAACTCACATATCAGTTCATGAATGCGCGCAATTTAAAATTAGCAGATGTCGGATTAAAGAAATACGAAGACTATCCGGAAGAGAAACTTCAAACAATTTGCCAGTAG
- a CDS encoding GNAT family N-acetyltransferase, protein MNLILRELTLQDEAAFLKGMEDWKGEDLTWYTFEWKPGMSHREHLQILEDAKDAKKIPPNRVPSSMLYAFVDGEIVGRLNIRHSLNTYLLERGGHIGYAVSPRHRKKGYASEIFRQGLQYCQKLGIKKLLITCADHNVASWRIIEKFGGSLENKIFDETKEEYVRRYWINT, encoded by the coding sequence ATGAATCTGATTTTGCGTGAGCTTACCTTGCAAGACGAAGCGGCTTTTCTAAAGGGCATGGAAGACTGGAAAGGTGAAGACCTTACTTGGTACACATTTGAGTGGAAGCCGGGGATGTCTCATAGAGAGCATTTGCAAATTCTCGAAGACGCGAAAGATGCAAAGAAGATTCCTCCAAACAGAGTTCCATCGTCCATGCTTTACGCTTTTGTCGACGGAGAAATTGTGGGACGCTTGAACATTCGTCACAGTTTGAATACCTACCTCCTGGAAAGAGGCGGGCACATCGGCTATGCCGTAAGTCCTCGTCATCGCAAAAAAGGGTACGCGAGCGAAATATTCCGTCAAGGGCTTCAATATTGCCAAAAACTCGGAATTAAAAAATTACTAATTACCTGTGCCGATCACAATGTGGCGTCGTGGAGAATCATTGAAAAATTTGGCGGTTCTTTAGAGAACAAAATTTTTGACGAAACTAAGGAGGAATATGTTCGTCGCTACTGGATCAATACTTAG
- a CDS encoding mobile mystery protein A: protein MGTKTAKLRRNQLDRFFNEHKTFLLGKAPKYGWVKEIRQALGMTMQDLGERLGVIKQRVERIEKDEVTGKLTLQTLQETAGALNCDLVYFFVPKGEGLQRTLEEQARKAARDIVRSTEHTMQLEQQNTSRQSQQQLIENIVQELLLKEDRRIWRAPSENPKSSRGHASRR, encoded by the coding sequence ATGGGAACAAAGACGGCAAAGCTCCGCAGAAATCAGCTCGATAGATTTTTTAACGAGCATAAGACATTTCTTCTTGGCAAAGCGCCTAAGTACGGATGGGTCAAAGAGATCCGCCAGGCTCTTGGGATGACGATGCAAGATCTTGGAGAGCGACTCGGAGTGATCAAACAACGAGTAGAGCGCATTGAAAAAGATGAAGTGACAGGGAAGCTGACTTTACAAACTCTGCAAGAGACAGCCGGAGCGCTCAATTGTGATTTGGTTTATTTCTTTGTTCCCAAGGGCGAAGGACTGCAGCGCACTTTGGAAGAACAAGCTCGTAAAGCCGCGCGAGATATCGTGCGCAGCACAGAGCACACGATGCAACTGGAGCAGCAAAATACGTCGCGCCAGTCGCAACAGCAATTGATTGAAAACATCGTGCAGGAACTATTGTTGAAAGAGGATCGCAGAATATGGAGAGCGCCAAGTGAAAATCCAAAGTCCTCCAGGGGCCACGCCTCTCGACGATGA
- a CDS encoding mobile mystery protein B, whose protein sequence is MKIQSPPGATPLDDETLRGLIPGLTTQGELDEFEAAGIARALLWAFNSRTLKKDLLSASGLCLLHRKMFEETWEWAGQFRKKETNIGVSPESIQNNLAILLDDVKFWLAHQTFSMEEIAARFHHRLVWIHPFPNGNGRFSRLAADLLMRQYEGINFSWGQEHLGRMGEKRETYIKALKIADQHQDYDPLIRFMKS, encoded by the coding sequence GTGAAAATCCAAAGTCCTCCAGGGGCCACGCCTCTCGACGATGAAACTTTACGCGGGCTCATTCCGGGGCTTACGACCCAAGGGGAGCTTGACGAGTTTGAGGCCGCTGGAATTGCGCGAGCGCTGCTTTGGGCTTTTAACAGCCGCACTTTAAAGAAAGATCTTCTTAGTGCCTCGGGGCTTTGTCTTTTGCACAGAAAAATGTTTGAAGAAACCTGGGAGTGGGCCGGACAGTTTCGAAAAAAAGAAACAAACATCGGCGTTTCTCCCGAATCCATTCAAAATAATTTGGCGATTCTTTTAGATGACGTGAAGTTTTGGCTCGCTCATCAAACATTTTCCATGGAAGAAATCGCCGCCCGCTTTCATCATCGTCTTGTGTGGATTCATCCATTTCCCAATGGAAATGGACGGTTTTCTCGTCTGGCAGCGGATCTCTTGATGAGGCAATATGAGGGAATAAATTTTTCCTGGGGCCAAGAGCATTTAGGAAGAATGGGTGAGAAAAGAGAGACTTATATTAAAGCTCTTAAAATCGCCGACCAGCATCAAGACTATGATCCTTTGATTCGTTTTATGAAAAGCTAA
- a CDS encoding tyrosine-protein phosphatase, giving the protein MKLEGGINFRDLGGYLTADGRRVKKGHFFRSGSLSRLTMKDCEVLQTLPVKHIIDYRDHHESENDKDQLWQGVHYECCPANPASHASSADDGDFFTSQRLEALPKDFMETLYQRLPFANPAYQKLFQRVENLQNGSLVQHCAVGKDRTGVGSALLLLSLGVPKQTVVEDYLLTEQTLHPFRIKILNQIEHSLSTEALKRFHYMMSANEQFLHAAFGEIEKRYGSMESYFANEFSLSSEKRQSLQTKFLE; this is encoded by the coding sequence ATGAAATTAGAAGGTGGCATTAATTTTCGAGATCTCGGTGGTTATCTTACAGCAGACGGCCGTCGTGTGAAAAAGGGACACTTCTTTCGTTCAGGGTCTCTTTCTAGATTAACAATGAAAGATTGCGAAGTTCTGCAAACCCTTCCGGTAAAACACATCATCGACTACCGCGATCATCACGAATCTGAAAACGACAAAGATCAATTGTGGCAGGGAGTGCATTATGAATGCTGTCCGGCGAATCCGGCAAGTCATGCCTCCTCTGCGGATGATGGTGATTTCTTTACATCACAAAGGCTCGAAGCTTTGCCAAAAGATTTCATGGAGACATTGTATCAACGTCTTCCTTTTGCGAATCCTGCGTATCAAAAACTTTTTCAAAGAGTTGAAAACTTGCAAAACGGTTCCCTGGTTCAGCATTGTGCGGTGGGAAAAGATCGCACGGGCGTAGGTTCGGCTTTGCTGTTGTTGTCTTTGGGAGTTCCAAAACAAACGGTCGTTGAAGATTATCTTTTAACTGAACAAACACTTCATCCCTTCCGTATAAAGATTCTTAACCAAATTGAGCACAGTCTTAGTACCGAAGCTTTAAAGCGTTTTCACTATATGATGTCGGCCAATGAGCAGTTCCTTCATGCTGCGTTTGGGGAGATTGAAAAGCGTTACGGAAGTATGGAAAGTTATTTTGCGAATGAATTCTCGCTTTCTTCAGAAAAACGCCAAAGTTTACAAACAAAATTCTTAGAATAA